The Phycisphaeraceae bacterium genome has a window encoding:
- a CDS encoding helix-turn-helix transcriptional regulator produces MGTLAELEIMSSKKKTFGELVREKRTEKKLTLRKFADRVGLSPTYVSQIEQGNFAPPPPDRIRKMAEVLEADADELIAAAGRMAEDVAGLIEKRPIEMASFLRHAKGLTPQQIEQLTKMAEDMSKRPKKD; encoded by the coding sequence GTGGGTACGCTCGCGGAGTTGGAAATCATGTCTTCCAAGAAAAAGACCTTCGGTGAGCTGGTCCGCGAGAAGCGGACGGAGAAGAAGCTCACCTTGCGCAAGTTCGCAGATCGGGTGGGATTGAGCCCCACCTACGTCTCGCAGATCGAGCAGGGGAACTTCGCACCGCCGCCCCCTGATCGCATCCGGAAGATGGCGGAGGTGCTGGAAGCGGATGCCGACGAGCTCATCGCGGCGGCGGGCCGGATGGCGGAGGACGTTGCCGGCCTCATCGAGAAGCGCCCGATCGAGATGGCCTCGTTTTTGCGCCACGCCAAGGGCCTGACCCCGCAGCAGATCGAACAACTCACTAAAATGGCCGAGGACATGAGCAAGCGACCCAAGAAGGACTGA
- a CDS encoding ImmA/IrrE family metallo-endopeptidase, whose protein sequence is MRSMTASKHPHEPKFLPDKHIEEHANVLLAQYAQQSGEPLAPGIPVDDIAEVFLGLTVEMMDLAEVFGDPEINGAIWIPQKKIGIDHTLDPHANKRKEGRYHFTLAHEIAHWWLHRHLYTPDTAQGTLTADASVPQPTYVCRDGSKAPVEIQANKFAGFLLMPAKLVRECWREVHGMDAVTLDSLRPRQQQILAAEVLRRGGLSMDAKTIDNALLQHVARPLAEKFKVSAEAMMYRLEALDLLQRKSEPRLF, encoded by the coding sequence ATGAGGTCAATGACCGCGAGCAAACACCCCCACGAGCCCAAGTTCCTGCCGGACAAGCACATCGAAGAGCACGCCAATGTGCTTCTGGCCCAATACGCCCAGCAGAGCGGGGAACCGCTCGCGCCCGGGATTCCCGTCGACGACATCGCGGAGGTGTTTCTCGGCTTGACCGTCGAAATGATGGACCTCGCAGAGGTTTTCGGTGACCCGGAGATCAACGGCGCGATCTGGATTCCGCAGAAGAAGATCGGGATCGACCACACGCTCGATCCTCACGCCAACAAGCGCAAGGAGGGGCGATACCACTTCACGCTCGCCCACGAGATCGCCCATTGGTGGCTGCACCGCCACCTCTACACCCCCGACACCGCCCAAGGAACATTGACCGCCGACGCGTCGGTGCCGCAGCCGACCTACGTGTGCCGGGACGGTTCCAAGGCCCCGGTTGAGATTCAGGCCAACAAGTTCGCCGGCTTCCTATTGATGCCCGCGAAGCTCGTTCGCGAGTGCTGGCGCGAGGTCCACGGGATGGACGCCGTCACCCTGGATTCGCTGCGTCCCCGGCAGCAGCAGATCCTCGCCGCCGAGGTGCTCCGCCGGGGCGGCCTCTCGATGGACGCGAAGACCATCGACAACGCCTTGCTCCAGCACGTCGCCCGTCCCCTCGCCGAAAAGTTCAAGGTGTCCGCCGAGGCGATGATGTATCGCTTGGAGGCACTGGATCTGCTGCAGCGCAAGTCGGAGCCGCGTCTGTTCTGA
- a CDS encoding ATP-binding protein produces the protein MTATTLMNQITKGRKPKPRRVMLYGTHGIGKSTFGAMAEKPIFIPTEDGLGDIECESFPLARSLGDVMAAMETLYSGDHNYKSVVIDSLDWLERLIWAEVCADENVENIEKIGYAKGFSFAIDKWRAVLGALDALRSDRGMTVVLIAHAKIEKFENPETVPYDRYSPRLHKLASALVQEWADEVLFATYKVHTVKVDEGFNKAKHNGVSTGERIIRTVERPAHVAKNRLGLPEEIPLDYRVYGAFARGENPFAESSAPATTSDTAGTN, from the coding sequence ATGACCGCGACCACCCTGATGAACCAGATCACCAAGGGCCGCAAGCCCAAGCCTCGCCGCGTGATGCTGTACGGCACGCACGGCATCGGCAAGTCCACGTTCGGCGCGATGGCAGAAAAGCCCATCTTCATCCCTACCGAGGACGGGCTGGGCGACATCGAGTGCGAGTCGTTCCCGCTGGCCCGGTCGCTCGGCGACGTGATGGCAGCGATGGAGACCCTCTACTCCGGTGACCACAACTACAAGAGCGTGGTCATCGACTCGCTGGACTGGCTCGAGCGGCTCATCTGGGCCGAGGTGTGCGCCGACGAGAACGTCGAGAACATCGAGAAGATCGGATACGCCAAGGGCTTCTCGTTCGCAATCGACAAGTGGCGAGCAGTTCTCGGTGCGCTCGACGCGCTCCGAAGCGATCGCGGGATGACGGTGGTCCTCATCGCCCACGCCAAGATCGAGAAGTTCGAGAACCCCGAGACTGTGCCGTACGACCGCTACTCGCCGCGACTGCACAAGCTCGCGTCCGCGCTTGTGCAGGAGTGGGCCGACGAGGTGCTCTTCGCCACGTACAAGGTCCACACCGTCAAGGTGGACGAGGGGTTCAACAAGGCCAAGCACAACGGCGTCTCCACCGGCGAGCGGATCATCCGCACCGTCGAGCGGCCGGCGCACGTTGCCAAGAACCGCCTGGGGTTGCCCGAGGAGATCCCGCTCGACTACCGCGTCTACGGCGCGTTTGCCCGGGGCGAGAACCCGTTCGCCGAGTCGTCTGCACCTGCCACCACCTCCGACACCGCCGGCACCAACTGA
- a CDS encoding DUF669 domain-containing protein, whose protein sequence is MANLNFDAHQVDPSVALDPIPAGKYLAVVSESELKPTKTGGGKYLQLTFQIIDGEFKGRLVWARLNLENKSEMTVKIARGELSAICRAIGVMQPKDSVELHNVPLEINVGLKKRDDNGEFTNVIKGYAKKGGGGSPVSARAPVGAGPGSTPPWKR, encoded by the coding sequence ATGGCAAACCTGAACTTTGACGCACACCAAGTCGACCCATCCGTCGCTCTCGATCCGATCCCCGCGGGCAAGTACCTCGCCGTCGTCTCCGAGTCGGAGCTCAAGCCGACCAAGACCGGGGGCGGCAAGTACCTGCAGCTGACCTTCCAGATCATCGACGGCGAGTTCAAGGGCCGCCTGGTGTGGGCTCGCCTCAACCTCGAGAACAAGTCTGAAATGACGGTCAAGATCGCTCGCGGCGAGCTGTCGGCCATCTGCCGCGCCATCGGCGTCATGCAGCCGAAGGACTCGGTCGAGCTCCACAACGTGCCGCTGGAGATCAACGTCGGGCTGAAGAAACGCGACGACAACGGCGAGTTCACCAACGTCATCAAGGGCTACGCCAAGAAGGGTGGCGGCGGTTCGCCGGTGAGCGCCCGCGCCCCCGTCGGCGCCGGCCCGGGTAGCACGCCGCCCTGGAAGAGATAG
- a CDS encoding RusA family crossover junction endodeoxyribonuclease — MELSLPLPPSANHYYRRVGRATLISRAGRKYRAAVKAALLVIGSPSVAGPLTVLVTVYPPDRRRRDLDNLLKCLLDSLQHGGLYRDDSLIDRIDIRRGPCTRGGGVHVEVRELKETTTTS, encoded by the coding sequence ATGGAACTCTCTCTCCCACTCCCACCTTCGGCCAATCACTACTACCGGCGCGTCGGCCGCGCGACGCTGATCAGCCGTGCCGGAAGAAAGTACCGCGCGGCGGTGAAGGCGGCACTGCTAGTCATCGGGTCGCCGTCGGTCGCGGGACCGCTCACGGTGCTGGTGACGGTGTATCCACCGGACCGGAGGCGTCGCGACCTTGACAACCTTCTCAAATGCCTGCTGGACTCGCTACAGCACGGAGGGCTCTACCGCGATGACAGCTTGATCGATCGAATCGACATCCGCCGCGGGCCATGCACGCGGGGCGGCGGAGTGCATGTGGAAGTCCGCGAGCTGAAGGAAACGACGACCACTTCCTGA
- a CDS encoding DEAD/DEAH box helicase has protein sequence MQLRPYQLQAVEAIYHHLRTRDDNPCVVLPTGSGKTPVIATICRDAVGHWGGRVVLLAHVKELLEQAADKLRVIAPDVPMGIYSAGLKRKDLGYAVTVAGIQSIWKKACDLGPVDLIIVDEAHMVPAEDDGMYRQFIADAKVVNPNVRIIGLTATPYRLKSGAICAPENILNHVCYEVGVRELIVQGFLSPLKTKAGLQKISTDDLHVRAGEFVASEVEDLMDKECLVEGACAEIAQHTKDRSATLIFSSGIRHGQHIVDVLKTKHGIECGFVTGDTPDGVRAAILGRFRLGELKYLCNVNVLTTGFDAPHIDCVALVRPTMSPGLYYQMVGRGFRLHPGKADCLVLDFGGNVLRHGPVDAIRIATDDRGDGEAPAKECPNCQALIAAGYQTCPQCGHQFPEPNRQQHEAKASTEGILSGQTTREEHRVSETTYHVHMKRSDPSAPLTMRVEYRVGFNRYFREWVCFDHSGYARTKAEAWWRARSVEPVPGGTEEAVEMAKAGAVAPTLSITVEKKAGDQFERVTQHVLGDKPPRLDSEEGLPDRPPEPAGMTYGIPEDEIPF, from the coding sequence ATGCAACTGCGACCCTATCAACTCCAAGCGGTGGAGGCGATCTACCACCACCTGCGCACCCGGGACGACAACCCGTGCGTGGTGCTCCCGACCGGATCCGGCAAGACGCCGGTGATCGCGACGATCTGCCGCGACGCCGTCGGTCACTGGGGCGGACGCGTCGTGCTGCTGGCACACGTGAAGGAACTCCTCGAACAGGCAGCCGACAAGCTCCGCGTCATCGCGCCCGACGTGCCGATGGGCATCTACTCGGCGGGCCTGAAGCGCAAGGACCTGGGCTATGCGGTCACGGTCGCGGGTATCCAGAGCATCTGGAAGAAGGCGTGCGACCTCGGGCCGGTGGATCTGATCATCGTCGATGAGGCCCACATGGTCCCTGCCGAGGACGACGGGATGTACCGCCAGTTCATCGCCGACGCCAAGGTGGTGAACCCCAATGTCCGCATCATCGGGCTGACCGCCACGCCGTACCGCCTCAAGTCGGGCGCGATCTGCGCCCCCGAGAACATCCTCAACCACGTCTGCTACGAGGTCGGTGTCCGCGAGCTCATCGTGCAGGGCTTCCTGTCGCCGCTCAAGACCAAGGCGGGCCTGCAGAAGATCAGCACCGACGACCTGCACGTCCGCGCCGGCGAGTTCGTCGCCAGCGAGGTCGAGGACCTGATGGACAAAGAGTGTTTGGTCGAGGGGGCGTGCGCCGAGATCGCCCAGCACACCAAGGACCGCAGCGCCACGCTGATCTTCTCCTCGGGCATCCGTCACGGGCAGCACATCGTCGATGTGCTCAAGACCAAGCACGGCATCGAGTGCGGCTTCGTGACCGGCGACACCCCCGACGGCGTGCGTGCGGCGATCCTCGGCCGCTTCCGCTTAGGCGAGCTCAAGTACCTGTGCAACGTGAACGTGCTGACGACCGGCTTCGATGCTCCGCACATCGACTGCGTGGCGCTCGTGCGGCCCACCATGTCACCGGGCCTGTACTACCAGATGGTGGGCCGGGGCTTCCGGCTCCACCCGGGCAAGGCGGACTGCCTCGTGCTGGACTTCGGCGGCAACGTGCTCCGCCACGGCCCAGTTGACGCGATCCGCATCGCCACCGACGATCGCGGCGACGGCGAGGCGCCCGCGAAAGAGTGTCCGAACTGCCAGGCCCTGATTGCGGCGGGCTACCAAACCTGCCCGCAGTGTGGCCACCAGTTCCCCGAGCCCAACCGCCAACAGCACGAGGCGAAGGCGAGCACTGAGGGCATCCTCAGCGGCCAGACCACCCGGGAAGAGCACCGCGTCAGCGAGACGACGTATCACGTCCATATGAAGCGGAGCGATCCCTCCGCGCCCCTGACCATGCGGGTCGAATACCGCGTCGGCTTCAACCGCTACTTCCGCGAGTGGGTCTGCTTCGACCACTCCGGATACGCGCGAACGAAGGCGGAAGCCTGGTGGCGGGCACGATCGGTCGAGCCGGTGCCCGGCGGGACGGAGGAAGCGGTCGAGATGGCCAAGGCCGGGGCGGTCGCCCCGACGCTCTCGATCACCGTTGAGAAGAAGGCCGGCGACCAGTTCGAGCGTGTCACCCAGCACGTGCTCGGCGACAAGCCGCCGCGTTTGGACAGCGAGGAAGGCCTGCCGGACCGGCCGCCGGAGCCCGCGGGCATGACGTACGGCATCCCCGAAGACGAGATTCCCTTCTGA
- a CDS encoding DUF3987 domain-containing protein, translated as MSDGSSILLESARTYLARGYAVIPVPARKKIPVLKGWTDLRLSESDLPAHFNGTGNIGVLLGEPSGWLVDVDLDCEEAVALAPKFLPPTGATSGRPGKPASHWWYICEGIKTRKHQDPVSKKMIVELRSTGAQTVVGPSIHPSGEPYDPLKGEPAVVDAGELAEAVAALAEAVTEARHGRTGRPRSQPEALGTPTIPAGDAVLRRAAAYLDRIPPAISGSGGHSQTYAAATAMVHGFGLDPEAAFSLLRDRYNPRCEPPWSEKELRHKVSDAASKPHDRPHGWLRDAGPSEASDVDLSGFNPEPRRAVVERPRSERPPDPGSFPAHLLRVPGFIEQVVAYNLATATRPQPVLALAAAICLQAVLAARKVRDERGNRTNVYCVGVAPSGAGKDNARKVNKNILFAADLVEHEGNEDLASDAGLVTAVEAEPAVLFQIDEFGRFLRTIGDPKKAPHLFNVLTALMKLYSSADTVFRGKAYADKKRNKVVDQPCVSVYGTTVPEHFFESLTADSLSDGFIARLLVFESAETPARQRAKALSVPEPLKQAAEWWGAQQPGGNLFKEHPKPIVVETTPQAGEVFDALASTVDAELAKPDETGRSLWARAEEKACRLALIYACSANAEKPVIDADAARWACDLSSYLTRRMLYIAHEWVADGVFDARQKRVVRVVRKAGGKISRSELCRKTQWLTQRERQEVIDNLLETQQLRQEEEFSSTRPKVVYALA; from the coding sequence ATGAGCGATGGATCCTCCATCCTGCTCGAGTCGGCGCGCACGTACCTCGCACGCGGGTACGCGGTCATCCCTGTGCCGGCGCGGAAGAAGATACCCGTGCTCAAGGGGTGGACGGACCTGCGCCTTTCCGAGAGCGACCTACCAGCGCACTTCAACGGCACCGGCAACATCGGCGTGCTCCTGGGCGAGCCGAGCGGGTGGCTGGTGGATGTGGACCTGGACTGCGAGGAGGCGGTGGCGCTTGCGCCCAAGTTCCTACCGCCGACCGGCGCGACGTCCGGGCGGCCCGGCAAACCCGCGTCGCACTGGTGGTACATCTGCGAGGGGATCAAGACCCGCAAACACCAGGATCCGGTGTCGAAGAAGATGATCGTCGAGCTGCGGAGCACCGGGGCCCAGACCGTCGTCGGCCCGAGCATCCATCCCAGCGGGGAGCCGTACGACCCGCTGAAAGGCGAGCCCGCCGTCGTGGACGCCGGGGAACTCGCCGAGGCTGTTGCGGCGCTGGCCGAGGCCGTGACCGAGGCGCGGCACGGGCGCACGGGACGTCCACGTTCACAGCCAGAGGCGCTCGGAACGCCGACGATCCCAGCGGGCGACGCCGTGCTGCGGCGTGCCGCGGCGTATCTCGACCGCATTCCTCCGGCGATCTCCGGCTCGGGCGGGCACAGCCAGACGTACGCGGCGGCGACGGCGATGGTGCACGGCTTCGGCCTCGATCCCGAGGCGGCGTTCTCGCTGCTGCGGGATCGGTACAACCCGCGGTGCGAGCCGCCGTGGAGCGAGAAGGAGTTGAGGCACAAGGTCAGCGATGCGGCCAGCAAGCCTCACGATCGGCCGCACGGCTGGTTGCGCGATGCAGGCCCCTCCGAAGCCAGTGACGTTGATCTGTCGGGATTCAACCCTGAGCCGCGGCGCGCCGTAGTCGAGCGGCCCCGCTCGGAGCGTCCGCCAGACCCGGGTTCGTTCCCAGCCCACCTGCTCCGCGTGCCCGGCTTCATCGAGCAGGTCGTGGCGTACAACCTGGCGACGGCGACGCGACCGCAGCCCGTGCTCGCCCTCGCGGCAGCTATCTGCCTCCAGGCCGTGCTCGCGGCCCGCAAGGTCCGCGATGAGCGCGGCAACCGCACGAACGTCTACTGCGTCGGCGTCGCACCTTCCGGCGCTGGCAAGGACAACGCCCGCAAGGTCAACAAGAACATTCTCTTCGCCGCCGACCTGGTCGAGCACGAGGGCAACGAGGACCTGGCGTCGGACGCCGGGCTGGTGACCGCTGTGGAGGCCGAGCCGGCCGTCTTGTTCCAGATCGACGAGTTCGGGCGCTTCCTGCGCACCATCGGCGACCCGAAGAAGGCCCCGCATCTGTTCAACGTGCTGACGGCGCTGATGAAGCTCTACAGCAGCGCCGACACGGTCTTCCGGGGCAAGGCCTACGCCGACAAGAAGCGGAACAAGGTCGTCGATCAGCCCTGCGTCAGCGTCTACGGCACGACTGTACCCGAGCACTTCTTCGAGTCCCTCACCGCCGACAGCCTCAGCGACGGCTTCATCGCTCGCTTGCTCGTGTTCGAGTCGGCCGAGACGCCGGCGCGGCAGCGGGCCAAGGCGTTGAGTGTTCCCGAACCGCTGAAGCAGGCGGCGGAATGGTGGGGAGCGCAGCAGCCCGGGGGCAATCTCTTCAAGGAGCACCCCAAGCCGATCGTGGTCGAGACCACGCCGCAGGCGGGCGAGGTGTTCGATGCGCTTGCCTCGACCGTGGACGCAGAACTCGCCAAGCCCGACGAGACGGGTCGCTCGCTATGGGCTCGCGCGGAGGAGAAGGCGTGCCGCCTGGCGCTGATCTACGCCTGCTCCGCGAACGCCGAGAAGCCGGTGATTGATGCGGACGCCGCACGCTGGGCGTGCGACCTGTCGTCGTACCTCACCCGCCGCATGCTCTACATCGCGCACGAGTGGGTCGCCGACGGCGTCTTCGACGCTCGGCAGAAGCGCGTCGTGCGGGTGGTCCGCAAGGCGGGTGGAAAGATCTCCCGCAGTGAACTCTGCCGCAAGACCCAGTGGCTGACCCAGCGGGAGCGGCAGGAAGTCATCGACAATCTGCTGGAGACACAGCAGTTGCGGCAGGAAGAGGAATTCTCCTCGACGCGGCCGAAGGTGGTGTATGCCCTTGCCTGA
- a CDS encoding ParB N-terminal domain-containing protein, giving the protein MNIETLPIDAVKEYDRNPRTINDAAIDAVAKSIEAFGFKIPILIDAEGVIIAGHTRLRAARKLGLSEVPTIRADDLTPEQVKALRIADNKVASLTTWDMELLPLELADLKGVDFDLALLGFSAEDLNAIMAPAGSEGLTDPDDVPGAPDAATTVPGDIWVLGNHRLMCGDSSKPEDLDRLLDGQPIHLVNTDPPYNVKVEPRSNNAIVAGLSSFALPGKADQHDQQSADLNRYPEKSRATHKKLRAKDRPLANDFVTDDEFDRLLAAWFGNITRVLIPGGTFYIWGGYANCGNYPPVLKRCELYFAQAIIWIKEHPVLTRKDFMGNHEWCFYGWKEGAAHRFFGPANVPDTWSIKKVNPQSMVHLTEKPVELARRAIEFSSRPGENVLDLFGGSGSTLIGAEMTGRRAFLMELDALYCDVIVQRWEKFTGRKAERLPAKGVAEEKAATRKKVAAGGKA; this is encoded by the coding sequence GTGAACATCGAAACGCTTCCCATCGACGCGGTCAAGGAATACGACCGTAACCCCCGCACCATCAACGACGCTGCCATCGACGCGGTGGCCAAGAGCATCGAGGCGTTCGGGTTCAAGATCCCGATCCTGATAGATGCCGAAGGCGTCATCATCGCCGGTCACACCCGTCTCCGCGCTGCGCGGAAGCTCGGGCTGTCGGAGGTGCCGACGATCCGCGCCGATGATCTGACGCCGGAACAGGTCAAAGCGCTGCGCATCGCCGACAACAAGGTCGCGTCGCTGACCACCTGGGACATGGAACTCCTGCCGCTGGAGCTGGCCGACCTCAAGGGCGTGGACTTCGATCTCGCGCTGCTCGGCTTCAGCGCCGAGGACCTCAACGCGATCATGGCTCCCGCGGGCAGCGAGGGCTTGACTGATCCCGATGACGTGCCGGGCGCGCCGGACGCGGCGACGACGGTGCCCGGCGACATCTGGGTGCTCGGCAACCACCGCCTGATGTGCGGCGACTCGTCCAAGCCCGAGGATCTGGACCGGCTGCTCGATGGCCAGCCGATCCACCTCGTGAACACGGACCCGCCGTACAACGTGAAGGTCGAGCCCCGCTCGAACAACGCGATCGTCGCCGGCCTGAGTTCGTTCGCACTGCCCGGCAAAGCAGACCAGCACGACCAGCAGAGCGCCGACCTCAACCGCTACCCGGAGAAGAGCCGCGCCACGCACAAGAAGCTCCGGGCCAAAGACCGGCCGCTCGCCAACGACTTCGTGACGGACGACGAGTTCGACCGGCTGCTCGCGGCGTGGTTTGGGAACATCACCCGCGTGCTCATCCCCGGCGGCACGTTCTACATCTGGGGCGGGTACGCCAACTGCGGCAACTACCCGCCGGTGCTCAAACGCTGCGAGCTCTACTTCGCGCAGGCCATCATCTGGATCAAGGAGCACCCCGTCCTCACGCGGAAGGACTTCATGGGCAACCACGAGTGGTGCTTTTACGGCTGGAAGGAAGGTGCGGCCCACCGCTTCTTCGGCCCGGCGAACGTGCCCGACACCTGGTCGATCAAGAAGGTCAACCCGCAGAGCATGGTCCACCTCACCGAGAAGCCCGTCGAGCTCGCGCGGCGGGCGATCGAGTTCTCGTCGCGTCCGGGCGAGAACGTGCTCGACCTCTTCGGTGGCAGCGGCAGCACGCTCATCGGCGCAGAGATGACCGGGCGGCGGGCGTTCCTGATGGAACTCGACGCGCTGTACTGCGATGTCATTGTGCAGCGCTGGGAGAAGTTCACGGGGCGCAAGGCGGAACGTCTTCCCGCAAAGGGTGTGGCCGAAGAGAAAGCCGCGACCCGGAAGAAGGTCGCGGCTGGAGGCAAGGCGTGA
- a CDS encoding phage terminase large subunit family protein, whose amino-acid sequence MQVAIDPRQLRPGELARLLNSTPLGEVVSERQLHRHRTRAGFRVAADGDAGKVDLFRYVAWLVTTRHEAIAEAAREPDGLTGYEAMKERARQRNAMLSLSGRDIGDLPPVADAARKEKAARDFRYFCDAYFALTFHLPWSPDHLRVVAKIEQAVLEGGLFAMAMPRGSGKTSLCEVACLWAMLYGHRDFVALIGSDEEHAAGMLESIKAELENSELLAGDFPEVCHPIRSLEGIHQRASGQLYQGKQTHIGWTAREIVLPTIPGSPGAGAIIRVAGITGRIRGMKHKRADGTSARPSLVLIDDPQTDESARSPSQCANRERILAGAILGLAGPGKKIAGLMTLTVVRPDDLADRILDRDKHPQWQGERTKMVYAFPAREALWQRYAEVRAEGLRNDRGMKAATEFYKQHRTAMDEGAVIAWPERFNHDELSALQHAMNLKLQNEAAFFAEYQNEPLPEVQAADDLLSADQIAAKGNGHARAEVPIGCTRLTMFVDVQGKALFYLVAAWEDDFTGYVIDYGTEPDQKSAYFTLRDMRRTLANAAPRAGVEGAIYAGLERLAEAYLAREWRRDDGAMVRIDRCLIDANWGSSTDVVYQFCRQSPHAGVLMPSHGRYVGASSIPFSDYKRKRGERVGLNWRVPVVNGKRSVRHIVFDTNYWKSFVHARLAVPMGDPGCLSLYGSKPEPHRLLAEHLTSEYRVKTEGRGRTVDEWKLRVEGLDNHWLDGLVGSAVAASMEGAVLFGTDTKVAARPRLKLSALKERTR is encoded by the coding sequence GTGCAGGTGGCGATTGACCCGCGCCAACTCAGGCCCGGCGAGCTCGCTCGGCTGCTCAACAGCACGCCGCTGGGCGAGGTCGTCAGCGAGCGGCAGCTCCACCGGCATCGCACGCGCGCGGGGTTCCGTGTCGCGGCGGATGGCGACGCGGGGAAGGTGGATCTGTTCCGGTACGTCGCGTGGCTGGTGACGACGCGGCACGAGGCAATCGCGGAAGCGGCCCGCGAGCCGGACGGGCTCACCGGATACGAGGCGATGAAGGAGCGGGCGCGGCAGCGCAACGCCATGCTCTCGCTCTCGGGGCGTGACATCGGTGATCTGCCGCCGGTTGCTGATGCGGCTCGGAAGGAGAAGGCGGCCCGGGACTTCCGGTACTTCTGCGATGCCTACTTCGCGCTGACATTCCATCTCCCCTGGTCCCCCGATCACCTGCGGGTGGTAGCCAAGATCGAGCAGGCTGTGCTTGAGGGCGGGCTCTTTGCGATGGCGATGCCGCGCGGCAGCGGCAAGACCTCGCTCTGCGAGGTGGCGTGCCTGTGGGCGATGCTCTACGGCCACCGCGACTTCGTGGCGCTCATCGGGTCCGATGAAGAGCACGCCGCCGGGATGCTGGAATCGATCAAGGCGGAACTGGAGAACAGCGAACTGCTCGCGGGCGACTTCCCCGAGGTCTGCCACCCGATCCGCTCGCTGGAGGGCATCCACCAACGGGCCTCGGGGCAGCTCTACCAGGGGAAGCAGACGCACATCGGGTGGACAGCCCGAGAGATCGTGCTGCCGACGATCCCGGGCTCACCGGGAGCGGGCGCCATCATCCGCGTGGCGGGCATCACCGGTCGCATCCGCGGCATGAAGCACAAGCGGGCAGATGGCACATCGGCGCGGCCTTCGCTCGTGCTGATCGACGATCCGCAAACGGACGAGAGCGCCCGGTCCCCGTCGCAGTGCGCCAACCGGGAGCGCATCCTGGCAGGCGCGATTCTCGGTCTCGCGGGGCCGGGGAAGAAGATCGCCGGGCTGATGACGCTGACGGTCGTCCGCCCCGACGACCTGGCCGACCGCATCCTTGACCGGGACAAGCACCCGCAGTGGCAGGGCGAGCGGACGAAGATGGTGTACGCCTTCCCCGCGCGGGAGGCGTTGTGGCAGCGGTACGCGGAGGTGCGGGCCGAGGGCTTGCGGAACGACCGAGGGATGAAGGCGGCCACGGAGTTCTACAAGCAGCACCGCACAGCGATGGACGAGGGCGCGGTGATCGCGTGGCCCGAGCGCTTCAACCACGACGAGCTCTCGGCGCTCCAGCACGCGATGAACCTCAAGCTCCAGAACGAAGCGGCGTTCTTCGCGGAGTACCAGAACGAGCCGCTGCCCGAGGTCCAGGCGGCGGACGACCTGCTCAGCGCCGACCAGATCGCGGCCAAGGGCAACGGGCATGCCCGCGCCGAGGTCCCCATCGGCTGCACGCGGCTGACGATGTTCGTGGATGTGCAGGGCAAGGCGCTGTTCTACTTGGTCGCGGCGTGGGAGGACGACTTCACCGGGTACGTCATCGACTATGGCACCGAGCCAGACCAGAAGTCAGCGTACTTCACGCTGCGGGACATGCGGCGGACGCTGGCGAACGCTGCGCCCCGCGCCGGCGTCGAAGGGGCGATCTATGCGGGGCTGGAGCGGCTCGCCGAAGCCTACCTCGCCCGCGAGTGGCGGCGTGACGACGGCGCGATGGTGCGCATCGACCGCTGTCTGATCGATGCGAACTGGGGTTCGTCCACGGACGTGGTCTACCAGTTCTGCCGCCAGAGCCCGCACGCGGGCGTGCTGATGCCGAGCCACGGGCGGTACGTCGGGGCGTCGAGCATCCCGTTCTCGGATTACAAGCGCAAGCGTGGCGAGCGCGTCGGGCTCAACTGGCGCGTGCCGGTGGTAAACGGGAAACGCAGCGTGCGACACATCGTGTTCGACACGAACTACTGGAAGTCGTTCGTGCATGCGCGACTCGCCGTGCCGATGGGCGATCCGGGGTGCCTCTCGCTATACGGCAGCAAGCCCGAGCCACACCGATTGCTGGCCGAGCATCTGACCAGCGAGTACCGGGTCAAGACCGAAGGACGTGGCCGCACCGTGGACGAGTGGAAACTCCGCGTGGAGGGGCTCGACAACCACTGGCTGGACGGCCTAGTGGGTTCAGCGGTCGCGGCGTCGATGGAGGGAGCGGTGCTCTTCGGCACGGACACGAAGGTCGCCGCTCGGCCGCGGCTGAAGCTGTCGGCGTTGAAGGAGCGGACGCGATGA